The nucleotide sequence GTAAAGAATCACCGTTGCCCGAAGACCTGCGGGTGTTTCTCACCGTCATCCGCAAAAGCAGCTTCGTCGCGGCTTCCGAGGAGCTTGGCCTGTCGCCGGCCTATGTCAGCAAGCGCATTCGTGTGCTGGAGGAGGTGCTGGGCGCACGGCTGATGCACCGCACCACGCGCAACATCGCGCTGACCGATGCCGGCGAGCGCGCGCATCGCTGGGCCGTGCGCATTCTCGATGACCTGGACAACTTTGTCGGTGAACTGACCGACGTGCGCCAGGAGCCCAGCGGCCTGCTGCACATTTGCAGCAGCTTCGGTTTTGGCCGCAACCATGTGGCACCCGCCGTGGCGTTGCTGTCGTCGCGGTTTTCCGGGCTCGAGGTGCGCCTGGATGTGTTTGATCGCGTGGTAGACATCGTGGCCGAGGGTTTCGACCTGGAGATTCGCATCGGCGATGACCTGCCGGCGCAGCACCGGGCCCGCAAGCTGACCGACAACCACCGAGTGTTGTGTGCGACGCCCGAGTACCTGGCCAGCCGTGGCACGCCGCAGAGCCTCAAGGACCTGAGCA is from Pseudomonas sp. MYb118 and encodes:
- a CDS encoding LysR substrate-binding domain-containing protein, with amino-acid sequence MNTPRKESPLPEDLRVFLTVIRKSSFVAASEELGLSPAYVSKRIRVLEEVLGARLMHRTTRNIALTDAGERAHRWAVRILDDLDNFVGELTDVRQEPSGLLHICSSFGFGRNHVAPAVALLSSRFSGLEVRLDVFDRVVDIVAEGFDLEIRIGDDLPAQHRARKLTDNHRVLCATPEYLASRGTPQSLKDLSTHDCLVIKERNNPFGVWHLQRDGRDESVRVNGPLSSNNGEIVLQWALSGRGILLRSYWDVKPLLNAGKLVRVLHDYTQSANIWAVYPTRLADSAKLRVCVEFLQDHFQALAE